The nucleotide window GGAACTGGTCGACGCGACCATCGACGCGGTGCATCGCATTGCCGCCGACCTGCGCCCGGCCGTACTCGACGAACTTGGCCTGCATGCCGCGCTGGAATGGCTCACCGAATCGTTCACGCAGCGTCATGGTCTGCCTTGCGCACTGCATATGGCCGAAGACGTGACGACCGGGCTCGATAGCGAGTGCAGCACGGCCATCTTCCGCATCGTGCAGGAGTCGCTGACCAACGCGAGCCGCCACGGGCAGGCGTCGCAGGTGACGGTCACGCTGGATATGCGCGAAGGACACTGTCACGTCACCATTGCAGACGACGGACGCGGCATGGACACCGCTCTCGCCGGGCACAGCCAGCGACTGGGGCTGATGGGCATGCGCGAGCGCGCCCTGATGCTCGGCGGGGCGTTCGAAATTGACAGTCAGCCGGGGCAGGGCACGCGCGTCATCGCGCGCATCCCGCAGCATCCGGCGGGCGCTGACGGAGTGCCACGGTAATGCGCATCATGATCGCCGACGATCACGCGATCATTCGCGACGGCCTGAAAAAGATCATCTCAACCTCGCCCGATATGTGCGTGGTGTCCGAAGCCGTCGACGGTGCCGATGTACTCAATCGGCTTCGCCTGACCACCGTCGATGTGCTGCTGCTCGATATGTCGATGCCCGGCAAGAGCGGCATCGCTCTGATCCAGCAGATCAAGGCAACCTATCCGGCATTGCCGATATTGGTGTTGAGCATGTACCGGGAGTCGCAATACGCGGTGCAGGCCATTCGTGCGGGGGCGGCGGGTTATCTGACGAAAAACGCCGAGTCGGAGCAATTGATGGGAGCGATCCGGCGCGTGGCACGCGGCGGCACCGTCGTCTCGCCACTGGTGGCCGACAAGCTCGTGCGCCAGTTGCAGCAACCGGCGGAAGTCTTGCCGCACACGCGCCTCACAGCGCGCGAATTCCAGATCTTCCAGATGCTCGTCGAGGGCAGCGGCATCAACGACATTGCGCGTTGCCTGTCGCTCTCCAGCAAGACGGTCAGCACCCATAAGGCGAACATCCTCACCAAGATGGATATCGCCTCCACCGCCGGGCTCGTGCACTACGCCATCGAGCACGGACTGATCGTCGCCGGCACCGACGCCTGAGGGCGTTGTTCGTACGTTTTCAACGCATTGCTACGTTGCCCCGACCTCCGTCGGCGGCCAGCGTATGCACGCCCATTTCCCCCGCAAATCAATGCTGCACCGCGTCTAGGGAAATTCTTAGACGAAAACCAGCAAATCCCGATGCCCCGCGTCGAGGCACTCCCATAACCTGAGTACCAGTACAAACCCACTAAGGCCAGTCCAGTCCCGACAAGCGGGGCGAATGCCGAATGCC belongs to Pandoraea norimbergensis and includes:
- a CDS encoding response regulator encodes the protein MRIMIADDHAIIRDGLKKIISTSPDMCVVSEAVDGADVLNRLRLTTVDVLLLDMSMPGKSGIALIQQIKATYPALPILVLSMYRESQYAVQAIRAGAAGYLTKNAESEQLMGAIRRVARGGTVVSPLVADKLVRQLQQPAEVLPHTRLTAREFQIFQMLVEGSGINDIARCLSLSSKTVSTHKANILTKMDIASTAGLVHYAIEHGLIVAGTDA